In Flavobacterium sp. GSB-24, the genomic window AAATTAATTTGAACTTTATCAATATTTGGCAATCCAAACCATTTTGAAATATCATCAAATCTCGCTACCTCAGTATTAATGTAATTCAAACCATCAGTATGTTCATACATTAAAAAAGCAGGACCACCTACCTGAGTTTCACCTTTATCATAGCCGCCTTCCTTAGCGCCGCCTTGAGACATATCTACTGGTCTATTATTGTATTCACCATTATAGATTGAAGCTGGATCATCGGCAGGTAAATTAATGCTTCCGTTTACGTTTGCAATTTGATTCTGCGCCATTACATATTTCATGTGGTCAACACCAATTGTTACACTATAGTGATCGCTGAAGAAATAACCTAACCTCAAATTGGTTTGTGGAATAGTCATATTTGCAGGATTAACATAATCAACATGCCATCCTTTTGGTTTGTCATGAGCTGCCATATTCTCAACTGTAAAGTTGTAATCTTTACCTCTAAAGTTTACATCAGATTTTGAGTAGCTTTCTCTATTTCCACCCCACATCACAAAGAATTTTCCTTTATTATGAGCAGCGTATTTTTGTACTGGAATTTCCTCCTGAGCAAAAGCGTTTAATGAAACACAAGTCAGAAGAAAAAATAAAATTTTTGTTTTCAAAGAACTTAAGTATTATAATTAAAATGTGTTAACTGTTTTTCTAATAGCTACCAATTTATTCATTAAACCTTCAAAATAGTCCAAATGAAGCATATTAGCACCATCACTTTTTGCATTTGCCGGATCAAAATGCGTTTCAATAAAAATTCCGTCAACTCCAACTGCAATACCAGCTTTAGCAACAGTTTCAATCATATCAGGTCTTCCTCCTGTAACACCAGCAGTTTGATTTGGCTGTTGTAAAGAATGCGTTACATCTAGAACCGTAGAAGCATATTGCTGCATAGTAGGAATACCTCTAAAATCAACAATCATGTCTTGATAACCAAACATAGTACCACGATCTGTAACCATAACATTTTCATTATTACAGTCTAATACTTTTTGTACAGCATGTTTCATGCTCTCAGGACTCATAAATTGTCCTTTTTTTAAGTTAACTACTTTTCCAGTATTTGCAGCAGCAACTACAAGATCAGTCTGACGCACCAAGAAAGCTGGAATCTGCAAAACATCTACATATTGTGCAGCCATGTCAGCATCTTCGTTAGTATGAATATCTGTAACCGTTGGAACATGGAAAGTTTCAGAAACTTTTCTTAAGATTTTTAAAGCTTTTTCATCACCAATTCCAGAAAAACTATCAATTCTAGATCGGTTTGCTTTTTTGAAAGATCCCTTGAAAACATAAGGAATCTGAAGTTTGTCGGTAATACCAACTAATTTTTCAGCAATTCTAAGAGCCATTTCTTCTCCTTCGATAGCGCAAGGTCCCGCCAATAAAAAGAAGTTTCCGCTGTCAGTATGCTTAATTTGTGGAATATGTTGTAAATTCATAATATGATTTTTTGACAGTGCAAAGGTAGTCATGATTTATGAATAGAAGATGAAGATTTAAGATTATTTTATGAATGCTTTGCGAGGCTATAGCTTTTGAAATCACTAGTTATTTCTCGTCAAGTATTTCCTGCATCTTATTATAAATTTCTATAATTGTTTTTTGATTTCTATTTTCTTTATGATAAAGCAATGAAGAGTAAATAATAGTATTTTGATTGTTGGATTTACAGTTAATTACATTATCTTTTTTTAAAATTGTACTTTCAATCCCGCTTCTGGAATACCATCTATTAAAAACTTTAAATCGTTTAATACTTTTGTTGTCTTTATCATCACAAACATAAAGCATGGAATTTTGTGAGTTTTTGAAAAATGCAATAATAATTGATTGTATAGTTATGGAAACTTGAATGTCTAACTTTTCTATTTTATCAGTTATTTTTTCTACAATAATTTGAAAAATATTATTGATATCTAATCCTGATATAGCACTAAAAGTTTCATCAACAATAAATGCTACACGATATTCTATTTCGTTTTTTGTAATAAAATAATAGAACTGAGGATTTTCGTTTAGGAAGTAATTATAGGGGATTAGCAAGTTTGATACCTTTTTGTTTTAAAGTTTCAATACTCGTTTGACCTCTCAAAAATGATTGTACAACATTTTTATCACTAACCATTTTTGTTACTGATTCTATGACCCTTTCTTTATTTGTTGTAATCTTTTTCATACTGCAAATTTATAAAATCTTTTTAATTATAAAAATCAATGTTTAGTTAAATAGAAAGATGTTCAGAAATAAAAGTGGTCGATTAAAAAAATAAAAGTTCAGTCCAAGTAATGCAATGACTAATAGGAAAATTAAAAAAGCAAAATAACCTTAATCAAAATTATTATACTTAGAATTATATTTCTTACTTCAGCCTCAATCCCACAGGAACCATTAAAATTCCTTTTTCATAAACATTCAAATAAAGCTTAATTGGCTTTTTCTGTCCTTCCCATTTCAATTCGTAAACATTCAAAAAACCAGCGCCCATATTACTTCTTTTGGTTGGAAACGGACAACAGGTTTCTAATTTTGTATAAGTAATTTTTTCACCGCTTGGTCCCGCCAGCGCATTCAGGAAACGAGATTCATTAAGAGTTTCGCTATTAGTATTTTGAAAAAATATATTTATTGGATAATCAGGATCGTAACCGTATTTTTTGTCTTTAGCAAATTGAGTGATAAGGAAAGTATTGTCTTTCTTCAAAATCAAATCAGGCGCGTTGTCGTCTACATTTTTTAAGGTTGATTTTGTACTCACGCAAGAAGTTGCAGTGATTAATAAAACAATAAAAAGGGTTATTTTTTTCATGGGTTATAATATTGTAATAACAGTTAGTTTCAGTATTCCAAATACAGTTTTGAACACTCAAAAATTATTCTTCTACTTTTTTGCGGTTTAGTTTTAAAATACCAATTACAATCAGATATTGTGCCAGAAGATAAGTCAGCATAATAAAAAATGAGCTTTTCGGAATTGGAGCATAAAATTTGTTTATCGCCAAAATACTATCCGATATAATGAAGAAAAATGCTCCTAAAAAAACGAGTAAATTACCAGGTTTTTCCCAAACTAAAAATCCGTTAAAGGCAAATAAAAGCATAATAGAAATAATTGATGCATAAATTGTAACAGGAATTTTTAAATCTCCTAAAAATGGCATTAAAAAAGAAACCATGCCAATTAAATATAAAGCAATTAAAATGCTTCCAAAAATAAAAACTGACCTGTTCTGCTTTTTTCTAATCTTATTCAGTTTATTAAACAATATGCAATAGATAATATGGGCTGTCAAAAAAGATACTAAACCCAATATGAAATATATTTCACCAAGATCTGTAAATAACAGAATAACGTCTCCAATCCAAGAAAATACAAGTGCGCTTAATAAGGTATTTTTAGTTGGAAATTTTCTAAAAAAATAAACACCAAACCCAATAATTGGTATTAATATGGGTTTTAAAAACAGATCGAATCGCTCGTAACCAGATACCAGAATAATCAGGTATAGTATACTGAACGCTAAATAAATTTTGTAAAAATAAGAGTTTCTCATAATAGGGGATTATGATTGATATATGGTTTTGGTTTGTTCTTAAATTCAATATTGACAAAATAGATTGTCACGAAAAGAGAGAATATTAAGTATGTAAAAATAACATAATTACTAATCGGAATTACACGATTTAAGCCAAACCAATCTCTAAAGTAAGCCACAATACCGATTACTGTTATCAATCTCAAACTTTCCCATACAACAGAAAATCTGCTTTTATCCATTAATTCTGAGTAACTGTAGATCGTAACAAAAATAAAAAAGCCATAAATAAAGATATTCGGTAAACCAATTGTGGCAATGTTTTCAAATAAATAGCTTACAAATAATAAAGTGATTAAAACTTGAATTACAGACCAGTAGATTAATCTTTGAGAGTTTTGTGTTCCGTATTTTTCAAAATCAAAAACATTTTCAATTTTGTTTACGGGATATTTTTCTTCAAAGTTTTCCGGACGCCAGCCAGTTGGTTTAAACCAGATCGTTAATTTGTCTTTCCATTTAGGAGCTCGCCAGGCATCTTTTACTAATAAGCTTAAATGCTGGAAATTAATCTTAATAGGATTCCAAGTATTAGCAGGTCTTGTGATTCCAAAAACTGGCGGAACATCGTCTAATTCTTCCTGGAAAGTGCCAAAAAGTTTATCCCAGAAAATAAAAATCTGCGAATGATTCTTGTCTAAATATTCTGGATTAATCGCATGGTGTACACGATGATGTGAAGGAGTTACTAGAATTTGTTCAATAAATCCCATTTTTTTAATGTGTTTGGTGTGATACCAAAATTGTAAAAACAAATGAATAGGAAGTGTTATCGCAATTACAGAAGCCGGAACACCTAAAAGAGCTGCGGGAATCAATAAAAACGTAAATAAATTAACCAAGCTGGCAATAGGCTGGCGAAGCGCACACGCAAGATTAAACTCTTCACTGCTGTGATGAATGGCATGTTTGTTCCAAAGAAAGTTAATTTGATGTGCTAGTCGATGGCTCCAATATCCGTAAAAATCAATAACAAAAAAAGCAATGAAATAGGAGAGGACATTTGCTTCTAAATGCTGTAATGCAATTTTAGAAACCAGCCATTCGTAAGACAGAAAAGTAATACTGAGACCCAAAACATCTTTGACAGAATTGGTTATTCCAGAACTTATGCTTGATACACTGTCTATAAGAGGAGCGGTGTCATTTTTTATATAAATACCGTATATTTTTTCGATGATAATTAAGGTCAAAAAAATAGGCATTGCAATAATCAATATCTTTCCATATTCCTCCATAAAAAAAACATTCTATTTAATTCAAATATAGAATAAAATAGAATGTTTTTTAAAATATTTTCAACTAAACGATTT contains:
- a CDS encoding DUF6169 family protein, whose translation is MLIPYNYFLNENPQFYYFITKNEIEYRVAFIVDETFSAISGLDINNIFQIIVEKITDKIEKLDIQVSITIQSIIIAFFKNSQNSMLYVCDDKDNKSIKRFKVFNRWYSRSGIESTILKKDNVINCKSNNQNTIIYSSLLYHKENRNQKTIIEIYNKMQEILDEK
- a CDS encoding 2-dehydro-3-deoxyphosphooctonate aldolase, giving the protein MKKITLFIVLLITATSCVSTKSTLKNVDDNAPDLILKKDNTFLITQFAKDKKYGYDPDYPINIFFQNTNSETLNESRFLNALAGPSGEKITYTKLETCCPFPTKRSNMGAGFLNVYELKWEGQKKPIKLYLNVYEKGILMVPVGLRLK
- a CDS encoding sterol desaturase family protein, with protein sequence MEEYGKILIIAMPIFLTLIIIEKIYGIYIKNDTAPLIDSVSSISSGITNSVKDVLGLSITFLSYEWLVSKIALQHLEANVLSYFIAFFVIDFYGYWSHRLAHQINFLWNKHAIHHSSEEFNLACALRQPIASLVNLFTFLLIPAALLGVPASVIAITLPIHLFLQFWYHTKHIKKMGFIEQILVTPSHHRVHHAINPEYLDKNHSQIFIFWDKLFGTFQEELDDVPPVFGITRPANTWNPIKINFQHLSLLVKDAWRAPKWKDKLTIWFKPTGWRPENFEEKYPVNKIENVFDFEKYGTQNSQRLIYWSVIQVLITLLFVSYLFENIATIGLPNIFIYGFFIFVTIYSYSELMDKSRFSVVWESLRLITVIGIVAYFRDWFGLNRVIPISNYVIFTYLIFSLFVTIYFVNIEFKNKPKPYINHNPLL
- the kdsA gene encoding 3-deoxy-8-phosphooctulonate synthase; the encoded protein is MNLQHIPQIKHTDSGNFFLLAGPCAIEGEEMALRIAEKLVGITDKLQIPYVFKGSFKKANRSRIDSFSGIGDEKALKILRKVSETFHVPTVTDIHTNEDADMAAQYVDVLQIPAFLVRQTDLVVAAANTGKVVNLKKGQFMSPESMKHAVQKVLDCNNENVMVTDRGTMFGYQDMIVDFRGIPTMQQYASTVLDVTHSLQQPNQTAGVTGGRPDMIETVAKAGIAVGVDGIFIETHFDPANAKSDGANMLHLDYFEGLMNKLVAIRKTVNTF
- a CDS encoding lysoplasmalogenase — encoded protein: MRNSYFYKIYLAFSILYLIILVSGYERFDLFLKPILIPIIGFGVYFFRKFPTKNTLLSALVFSWIGDVILLFTDLGEIYFILGLVSFLTAHIIYCILFNKLNKIRKKQNRSVFIFGSILIALYLIGMVSFLMPFLGDLKIPVTIYASIISIMLLFAFNGFLVWEKPGNLLVFLGAFFFIISDSILAINKFYAPIPKSSFFIMLTYLLAQYLIVIGILKLNRKKVEE